A region of Macrobrachium nipponense isolate FS-2020 chromosome 7, ASM1510439v2, whole genome shotgun sequence DNA encodes the following proteins:
- the LOC135217185 gene encoding uncharacterized protein LOC135217185: MLYVDKCCCGCSLRTGTIIVAIVDLLFDLLHPIAVIGHYIVAKDVAEDDSWITVFFVGELIIGLVDLVFCVLLIVGIRKESVTLIMTWWWWSVMQMALQVVYGIFFMFYHVTNGVSIVVFFMIAALLFYGVVVVKSYVTSIEKRRKVADELLLSESAQSAEL; this comes from the exons ATGTTGTACGTGGACAAGTGTTGCTGTGGGTGTTCCCTGAGAACGGGAACAATCATCGTAGCTATAGTTGATTTG ttGTTTGATTTGCTTCATCCCATAGCTGTCATCGGGCACTACATCGTAGCGAAAG ATGTGGCGGAAGACGATTCTTGGATCACCGTTTTCTTCGTGGGAGAACTTATCATTGGTCTCGTTGATTTGGTGTTTTGTGTCCTTCTCATCGTTGGTATCCGGAAG GAATCGGTAACACTAATCATGACCTGGTGGTGGTGGTCTGTAATGCAAATGGCCCTCCAAGTAGTCTACGGAATATTCTTCATGTTCTATCACGTGACCAATGGAGTCAgtatcgtcgtcttcttcatgaTCGCGGCCTTACTGTTCTACGGGGTGGTGGTCGTCAAGTCATACGTGACGTCT ATCGAGAAGAGGCGAAAGGTGGCCGACGAGTTACTTCTGTCAGAGAGCGCTCAGTCAGCAGAGTTATAA